A portion of the Echeneis naucrates chromosome 5, fEcheNa1.1, whole genome shotgun sequence genome contains these proteins:
- the LOC115043900 gene encoding kelch-like protein 10 — MMRLIINYAYTRSVSVTESNVVEVLAAADQLLVPGIVQACCLFLEDQLSLTNSIGIWRLVNFYNCPELKHKVFLYILYHFEEIVCVSQEFLELSLQELGLIIENDHLNMKQENVVFDTVIQWISHQPDQRQNHISELLSKMRLGLMTPKYLHGVVMGHSLVTSRTECQRIVDKAISACARFRASRCSKSVFRNPLSRPRLPADILFVTGGRNPHSATANFEAYDVRTDRWVTVNAEISRTHHGAAVLDNFVYLIGGCDHETYLKTVERFDITTFTWQQVAPMNSRRCYVSVAVENGYIYAMGGSGGHTNYNSVECYTPETNLWTPVAPMTRKRCGAGATSLNGKVYICGGFDGHFSLSAAECYDPDTNVWTVIAPMRACRCGLGVIAYRDHIYAVGGTQNGAYHRRSVEAYDPETNTWRPMPTLTTPRSYFGIEVLNDQLFVVGGHNSFTLTSVECYNADTSMWQSACSIEKYHNDLSCCVLRGFHSLAEKLFSRGLPVAPQVEKTQC; from the exons ATGATGCGCCTTATCATCAATTATGCCTACACCCGCTCTGTTTCGGTGACGGAGAGTAATGTGGTGGAGGTTTTGGCAGCTGCCGACCAGTTGTTGGTGCCGGGGATCGTACAGGCCTGCTGCTTGTTCCTGGAGGACCAGCTGTCTCTGACGAACTCCATTGGCATCTGGAGGCTGGTGAACTTCTACAACTGCCCCGAGCTGAAGCACAAGGTCTTCCTTTACATCCTGTACCACTTTGAGGAGATAGTTTGTGTCTCCCAGGAGTTCCTGGAGCTCTCTCTGCAGGAGCTAGGCCTCATCATTGAAAACGACCATCTCAACATGAAACAAGAAAACGTAGTGTTTGACACGGTGATCCAGTGGATCAGCCACCAGCCTGACCAAAGACAAAACCACATCTCTGAGTTGCTGTCAAAG ATGCGACTGGGCTTGATGACTCCGAAATACCTCCACGGGGTCGTAATGGGCCACTCTTTGGTAACAAGCAGGACTGAATGTCAACGCATCGTCGACAAAGCGATCTCAGCATGTGCTCGCTTCAGGGCCAGCAGATGCTCAAAATCCGTCTTCAGAAACCCGTTGAGTCGTCCACGCCTGCCTGCTGACATACTGTTTGTCACTGGAGGCAGAAATCCCCACAGCGCCACAGCCAACTTCGAGGCATATGACGTCCGAACGGACAGATGGGTCACTGTGAACGCTGAGATTTCCCGTACTCACCACGGCGCTGCTGTTCTCGACAACTTTGTCTACTTGATAGGTGGCTGCGACCATGAAACTTACCTGAAGACGGTGGAAAGGTTTGACATTACCACCTTCACGTGGCAGCAGGTGGCACCCATGAACTCCCGCCGCTGCTACGTCAGCGTTGCCGTAGAGAATGGCTACATTTATGCCATGGGGGGCTCTGGTGGACACACTAACTACAACAGTGTTGAGTGCTACACACCTGAGACTAACCTGTGGACTCCGGTAGCACCTATGACTCGGAAGAGGTGTGGGGCCGGTGCCACAAGTCTAAATGGCAAG GTGTACATTTGTGGTGGTTTTGATGGGCATTTCAGCCTTTCTGCGGCTGAATGCTACGACCCAGACACCAACGTGTGGACGGTGATTGCACCCATGAGGGCCTGCCGATGTGGGCTGGGGGTCATTGCCTACAGAGACCACATCTATGCT GTTGGTGGCACCCAAAACGGAGCCTACCATCGGCGCAGTGTCGAGGCCTACGACCCTGAGACCAACACCTGGAGACCCATGCCGACCTTGACCACCCCCCGCAGCTACTTTGGCATTGAGGTCTTGAATGACCAGCTTTTTGTGGTCGGAGGACACAACAGCTTCACTTTGACATCAGTGGAATGCTACAATGCCGACACCTCTATGTGGCAAAGTGCGTGTAGCATCGAGAAGTACCACAACGACCTAAGCTGTTGTGTGCTGCGTGGATTCCACAGTCTGGCAGAGAAGTTGTTCTCTCGAGGTCTGCCGGTGGCCCCCCAGGTGGAGAAAACCCAGTGCTAA